In Electrophorus electricus isolate fEleEle1 chromosome 6, fEleEle1.pri, whole genome shotgun sequence, a single genomic region encodes these proteins:
- the scai gene encoding protein SCAI: protein MSGVGAEDDIPLGERKTVTDFCYLLDKSKQLFNGLRDLPQYGHKQWQSYFGRTFDVYTKLWKFQQQHRQVLDNRYGLKRWQIGEVASKIGQLYYHYYLRTSETSYLNEAFSFYSAIRQRSYYYQVNKEDRPELVVKKLRYYARFIVVCLLLNKMDLVKVLVKELSEEIEEYTQRFNTEDQLEWNLVLQEVAAFVEADPVMILNDDNAVVVKSNRLQEGGVPQLEPGMVVGQLTLADALIVGNSNNQVKFSELTIDMFRMLQALEREPVNLATQSSKPGTLEPSEKPAKRENPHKYLLYKPTFSQLYTFLSASFKELPANSVLLVYLSATGVFPTGRSEYEGPYDFGGVLTNTNRDVVNGETVQKRNQAQKEMHCLHPGDLYPFTRKPLFIIVDSSNSTAYKNFSNLFGQPMVCLLSPTVYPKSMQDQSQRGSIFTLFLYCPLMGFLSVCGLTSARQGLWEKAQEFLHKVSHDIGQMLTSSRALDQAFLQFYGDEFLRLLMIRFVFCCATLRLHKLFREARSFPESYPQLPKQELLDNSVLQKHILELAAMLDVQNLFTDGMLDNY, encoded by the exons ATGTCAGGCGTTGGAGCGGAAGATGACATCCCGCTTGGCGAGAGGAAAACTGTCACAGACTTCTGCTATCTCCTGGACAAGTCTAAACAGCTCTTCAATGGACTGAG AGATCTCCCTCAGTATGGGCATAAACAATGGCAGTCTTACTTTGGCCGAACTTTTGATGTCTATACCAAGCTGTGGAAGTTTCAGCAACAGCACAG ACAAGTGCTGGACAACCGATATGGCCTGAAGAGGTGGCAGATAGGGGAGGTGGCGTCTAAAATCGGCCAGCTCTACTACCACTACTA CCTCCGCACCTCAGAGACCAGCTACTTAAACGAAGCATTTTCCTTCTACTCAGCCATCCGCCAGCGCTCCTACTACTACCAGGTCAACAAGGAAGACAG GCCTGAGCTGGTAGTGAAGAAGTTGAGGTACTATGCCCGTTTTATCGTGGTGTGTTTGTTGCTTAATAAGATGGACCTGGTTAAAGTTCTGGTAAAG GAGTTGTCAGAGGAGATCGAGGAGTACACACAGCGCTTTAACACAGAGGACCAGCTAGAGTGGAACCTTGTACTGCAGGAGGTGGCTGCATTTGTGGAG GCTGACCCAGTTATGATCCTGAATGATGACAATGCCGTAGTGGTCAAGTCCAATCGGCTGCAGGAGGGGGGCGTACCCCAGTTGGAACCTGGCATGGTGGTTGGTCAGCTCACCTTGGCTGACGCCCTCATTGTTGGCAACAGTAACAATCAG GTGAAATTCAGCGAGTTGACCATCGACATGTTTCGTATGCTGCAGGCCCTGGAGAGAGAGCCTGTGAACCTGGCTACACAGAGCTCCAAACCAGGGACTCTA gagCCCAGTGAAAAGCCAGCCAAACGGGAGAACCCTCACAAATATCTTCTGTACAAACCCACCTTTAGCCAGCTGTACACCTTCCTTTCTGCCTCCTTCAAG GAGCTGCCGGCCAATAGTGTGCTGCTGGTGTATCTGTCTGCTACTGGGGTCTTTCCCACTGGACGTTCCGAATATGAAG GGCCTTATGACTTTGGTGGTGTTCTAACCAATACAAACCGTGATGTGGTCAACGGTGAGACGGTGCAGAAGAGGAACCAGGCACAGAAAGAGATGCACTG tcTTCACCCAGGAGACCTGTATCCCTTTACCAGAAAACCCCTGTTTATCATTGTAGATTCATCCAACAGCACAGCCTACAAG AATTTCTCCAATCTGTTTGGCCAGCCAATGGTGTGCTTGCTTTCACCTACCGTATATCCAAAGAGTATGCAAG ACCAGTCTCAGCGTGGGAGCATCTTCACACTCTTCCTCTACTGCCCCCTAATgggcttcctgtctgtctgcggTCTGACTAGTGCACGCCAGGGGTTGTGGGAAAAGGCCCAGGAGTTCTTGCATAAAGTTTCCCATGACATTGGGCAGATGCTCACCAGCTCTCGAGCCCTCG ACCAGGCCTTCTTGCAGTTCTACGGTGACGAGTTTCTGAGATTGCTGATGATTCGTTTCGTCTTCTGCTGCGCCACTCTGCGCCTGCACAAGCTCTTCCGG GAAGCTCGGAGTTTCCCTGAGTCCTACCCACAGCTGCCTAAGCAGGAGCTGCTGGACAACAGTGTGCTGCAGAAACACATACTGGAACTGGCTGCCATGCTGGACGTCCAAAACCTCTTCACCGATGGCATGTTGGACAACTATTGA
- the ppp6c gene encoding serine/threonine-protein phosphatase 6 catalytic subunit, which produces MAPLDLDKYVEIARQCKYLPENDLKRLCDYVCDLLLEESNVQPVSTPVTVCGDIHGQFYDLCELFRTGGQVPDTNYIFMGDFVDRGYYSLETFTYLLALKAKWPDRITLLRGNHESRQITQVYGFYDECQTKYGNANAWRYCTKVFDMLTVAALIDEQILCVHGGLSPDIKTLDQIRTIERNQEIPHKGAFCDLVWSDPEDVDTWAISPRGAGWLFGAKVTNEFVHINNLKLICRAHQLVHEGYKFMFDEKLVTVWSAPNYCYRCGNIASIMVFKDVNTREPKLFRAVPDSERVIPPRTTTPYFL; this is translated from the exons ATGGCGCCGTTGGATTTGGACAAGTATGTTGAAATTGCAAGACAGTGTAAATATCTTCCAGAAAATGACTTAAAG AGGCTGTGTGATTATGTATGTGACCTGCTACTAGAGGAATCAAATGTACAACCAGTATCAACTCCAGTCACTGTTTGCGGGGACATCCATGGACAG TTTTATGACTTATGTGAACTCTTCAGAACTGGAGGACAAGTACCAGACACAAATTACATCTTCATG GGTGACTTTGTTGACAGAGGATATTATAGCTTAGAGACGTTCACATACTTGCTAGCACTTAAAGCTAAGTGGCCCGACCGCATCACACTGTTGCGTGGAAATCATGAGAGTAGGCAGATCACACAAGTGTATGGCTTTTATG ATGAGTGCCAAACGAAGTATGGGAATGCCAATGCTTGGAGATACTGCACCAAAGTGTTTGACATGCTGACCGTTGCTGCT TTGATAGATGAGCAGATCCTTTGTGTTCATGGTGGCCTTTCACCTGATATCAAGACCCTGGACCAGATCCGCACCATCGAACGAAACCAGGAAATTCCACACAAGGGGGCGTTCTGTGACCTTGTCTGGTCTGACCCAGAGGATGTTGACACCTGGGCCATCAGCCCAAGGGGTGCTGGCTGGCTCTTCGGTGCCAAGGTCACCAATGAG TTTGTCCACATCAACAACCTGAAGCTGATTTGCCGTGCACATCAGCTGGTTCACGAGGGCTACAAGTTCATGTTCGATGAGAAGCTAGTGACCGTGTGGTCAGCCCCCAACTACTGCTATCGCTGTGGCAACATTGCCTCCATCATGGTCTTCAAGGATGTGAACACACGGGAGCCCAAGCTGTTTCGGGCCGTGCCTGACTCGGAGAGGGTCATACCACCCAGAACGACTACACCCTACTTCCTCTGA
- the myo1hb gene encoding unconventional myosin-Ih, translating to MPTSYQRMLSKSLEERCNRILRDMECSLTARDRVGIQDFVLLDTYTSETAFLDNLKKRFNENLIYTYIGTLLVSVNPYKELGIYTKKQMDIYMGVNFFELPPHIFALADNVYRTMTSESSSHFILISGESGAGKTEASKKVLQFYAVSCPSTRLLDSVRDRLLLSNPVLEAFGNAKTLKNDNSSRFGKYMDIQFNYQGAAVGGHILSYLLEKSRVVHQNRGERNFHIFYQLLEGAEEDLLRWLGLEQNSQKYAYLIQGACAKVNSIHDKSDWKTVQKALSVIDFSEKDIEHLFSIIASVLHIGNVQFEAGSRGYATLNSNEEIRWLSKLLELPAHVLREGLTHRKIEAKAEEVLSPFTVDHARYARDALAKAIYGRTFTWLVNKINASLANKDLTRKTVIGLLDIYGFEVFDVNSFEQFCINYCNEKLQQLFIQLTIKSEQEEYELEGIEWEPVAYFNNKIICDLVEEKHRGIIAVLDEECLRPGGATDLTFLEKLEEKLPGHPHFITHKLADQKTRKTLGRGDFRLVHYAGEVTYSVTGFLDKNNDLLYRNIKDVMRQSKNTIIQQCFPAAEPDNKKRPETVATQFKNSLAGLTEILMSKEPWYVRCLKPNDSKQPGHFDDNMVRHQIKYLGLMEHLRVRRAGFAYRRRYEVFLKRYKALCPDTWPNWKGTPAEGVKCLVEHLGYKPHEYKMGRTKIFIRHPRTLFATEDAFDICRHELATRIQAKYKGYKVKGDYLRQREAATKIEACWRGLRARRERERRAWATRVIKKFIKGFTNRNQPVSMDNSEYLAFVRQSYLMRLKGNLPTSVLDKRSWLTPPPVMQEASALLQKLHKRYLVRRYMQGITLERKAQLRIKALTSDIFKGKKESYPQSVPQPFANTRLNEQDMNMRVLQLMGSESIKYSVPVIKYDRNGFRPRYRVLIFTQKAAYLVEEAKIKQRVEYTSLKGVSVSNLSDDFLILHVTCEDIKQKGDLVLQCNYLFEALTQLCVVMKNRNLVKVVQGSVRFDIQPGREGVVDFKSSSEFMVYRAKNGHLMVESARTKSR from the exons AGCTTGGAGGAGAGGTGCAATCGGATCCTGAGAGACATGGAGTGTTCATTGACAGCTCGAGACCGTGTGGGCATCCAGGACTTTGTGCTGCTGGACACCTACACCAGTGAGACAGCTTTCCTGGACAATCTGAAGAAACGCTTCAACGAAAATCTCATATAT ACCTACATCGGTACCCTCCTGGTCTCTGTTAACCCTTATAAGGAGCTGGGCATCTATACTAAGAAGCAGATGGACATTTACATGGGAGTCAACTTTTTTGAGCTGCCACCTCATAT CTTTGCACTGGCTGATAACGTCTACCGCACCATGACCAGCGAGAGCAGCAGCCACTTCATCCTCATCTCCGGGGAGAGTGGTGCTGGAAAAACAGAGGCATCCAAAAAGGTCCTTCAGTTCTACGCAGTCAGTTGCCCCAGCACCAGGCTGCTGGACAGTGTACGGGATCGACTCCTTCTCTCCAACCCCGTGCTGGAG GCTTTTGGGAATGCCAAAACGCTGAAGAATGACAACTCTAGCCGTTTTGGAAAGTACATGGATATTCAGTTCAACTACCAG GGCGCCGCCGTTGGTGGGCACATCCTGAGTTACCTGCTTGAGAAGTCCAGGGTGGTCCACCAGAATCGTGGTGAGAGGAACTTCCACATCTTCTATCAGCTGCTtgaaggagcagaggaggatCTTCTGCGCTGGCTTGGTCTGGAGCAAAACTCTCAGAAATATGCATACCTGATTCAG gGAGCATGTGCCAAAGTGAACTCGATTCATGACAAGAGTGACTGGAAAACCGTGCAGAAAGCTCTGTCAGTTATTGACTTTAGTGAGAAGGATATTGAG CATTTGTTTTCAATTATCGCCAGTGTCCTCCATATTGGAAATGTTCAGTTTGAGGCCGGTTCCCGGGGTTATGCCACGCTCAACAGCAATGAAGAGATACGTTGGCTTTCTAAG TTGTTGGAGCTCCCTGCCCACGTGCTGCGGGAGGGTTTGACTCACAGAAAGATTGAGGCCAAAGCCGAAGAG GTGCTGAGCCCCTTCACTGTTGATCACGCAAGATATGCCAGGGATGCCCTAGCCAAAGCCATCTATGGCCGCACTTTTACATGGCTGGTCAATAAAATCAATGCGTCTTTAGCCAACAAG GACTTAACCAGGAAGACAGTGATAGGCCTTCTTGACATCTATGGATTTGAAGTGTTCGATGTCAACAG TTTTGAGCAGTTCTGCATAAATTATTGCAACGAAAAACTCCAGCAGCTCTTCATCCAGCTCACCATCAAATCAGAGCAGGAGGAGTATGAGCTGGAGGGCATCGAG TGGGAGCCAGTGGCATATTTCAACAACAAAATCATCTGTGACCTGGTggaagagaaacacagaggaatCATTGCAGTGCTG GATGAGGAGTGTTTGCGTCCAGGAGGGGCCACTGATCTCACTTTCCTGGAGAAGTTAGAGGAAAAGCTACCTGGACATCCTCATTTCATCAC ACACAAGTTGGCTGACCAGAAGACCCGGAAGACCCTGGGCCGAGGGGACTTCCGCCTTGTACACTATGCTGGGGAGGTCACTTACAGTGTGACTG GATTTCTTGACAAGAATAATGATCTCCTTTACAGGAACATCAAAGAT GTTATGCGGCAGTCTAAAAACACCATCATACAGCAGTGCTTCCCAGCTGCAGAACCCGACAACAAAAAAAGGCCTGAAACG GTGGCTACCCAGTTTAAGAACAGCCTGGCAGGCCTGACCGAGATTCTTATGTCCAAGGAGCCGTGGTATGTGCGCTGCCTGAAACCCAACGACAGCAAGCAGCCAG GCCACTTTGATGACAATATGGTGAGGCACCAGATCAAGTACCTGGGCCTGATGGAACATCTGAGAGTGAGGCGGGCTGGCTTTGCCTACCGCAGGAGATACGAGGTCTTCCTGAAAAG GTATAAGGCTCTGTGTCCAGACACGTGGCCCAACTGGAAAGGGACACCAGCTGAAGGTGTGAAATGCCTCGTTGAACACCTTGGCTACAAACCCCATGAGTACAAGATGGGCAG GACCAAAATCTTTATTCGCCATCCACGGACACTGTTTGCCACTGAAGATGCCTTTGACATCTGTAGGCATGAGCTAG CTACTCGAATTCAAGCCAAATACAAAGGCTACAAGGTAAAGGGAGACTACCTCAGGCAGAGAGAAGCAG CTACTAAAATTGAAGCTTGCTGGAGAGGTCTTCGGGCCAGAAGAGAGCGGGAAAGAAGGGCGTGGGCTACCAGAGTCATTAAGAA GTTTATCAAAGGCTTCACAAACAGGAATCAACCAGTTAGCATGGACAACTCTGAGTATCTGGCCTTCGTACGTCAAAGCTACCTCATGCGCCTCAAAGGCAACCTTCCCACATCTGTGCTGGACAAACGGAGCTGGCTAACACCCCCACCTGTCATGCAGGAG GCCTCTGCGCTCCTGCAGAAACTCCATAAGCGGTACTTGGTGCGGAGGTACATGCAAGGGATCACACTGGAAAGGAAAGCACAG ctGCGAATCAAAGCACTAACCAGTGACATATTCAAAGGCAAGAAGGAGAGCTATCCCCAGAGTGTGCCCCAGCCTTTCGCTAACACCAGGCTCA ATGAGCAGGACATGAACATGCGTGTGCTACAGCTGATGGGCTCTGAAAGTATCAAG TACAGTGTTCCAGTGATAAAATACGACAGAAACGGATTCCGCCCTCGATATCGTGTGCTTATTTTCACTCAGAAAGCTGCTTACTTAGTGGAGGAGGCCAAGATCAAGCAGAGAGTGGAATACACCTCACTGAAAG GTGTATCTGTCAGCAATCTGAGTGATGATTTCCTGATTCTCCATGTCACATGTGAAGACATCAAGCAAAAA GGGGATCTGGTCCTACAGTGCAATTATCTTTTTGAGGCTTtgacccagctgtgtgtggtgatgaaaAACCGCAACCTGGTCAAAGTGGTTCAAGGAAG TGTGAGGTTTGACATCCAGCCAGGCAGAGAAGGCGTGGTGGATTTTAAGAGCAGCAGTGAATTTATGGTGTACAGGGCAAAGAATGGACACCtgatggtg GAATCTGCTCGGACAAAATCTCGATGA